The DNA sequence CGGTTCCAAACCACAAGTTTCCGCTCTTGTCTTGCAAAACAGACCAAATCCGATCGTTGCCTAATCCTTCTTTCGTTGTGAAATGCGTAAACGATTTTCCATCATATCTGGAAACGCCACCACCATATGTGCAAAACCAGATATTCCCGCTAATATCTTGCAACTGGCAATGTATCGAATTGTAATTTAAACCCTGATGTTTGCCGAATGTGCTAAAATTCTGAGGGTTTTGATCTTTTATATAGGCATCTTTTGCTGTTTCAACAATGGGCATTCCGCCAATGAATGGTTTGTCAATGGCTGTAACAGTTTTAGGAATTAAAAAAGAATTCTGACCAGGAGTATTTATTCGAGGGTTACCGGCTAAAATAATTGTTGGCTGTCCGGCGAGGAATTCGTTGGTATTTGTATAAATCGCATTCGGTTTACCAACAGTTATTCGTGTTGGTTGGCCAGCTAGTACAATTTTAGGTCTTGCTACGGAATCTTCAGGGATAATAAAACCTTTTGCTTCAACAATCAACGGACTGTGAACCAATAATGTATCCTGACTCTGTTGTTTTGTACAGGCAAGAGTTAGTAAAATGATAAGAATCGTAAGAAGAATTTTATTCATCACAGAAGCAAACCTATAAAATATCAACTGAATATCGAATTATCCATCTGTAATTTATAATCATTTTTATTACAATTTTACGAAAATACTATTATTCTCAGTTTTGATTTCATGTTTTTTAAAACTTATTAATCATCCCGTTTTCGTGCAATTATGTTTCTGTCTAAAAATTATAGGATAGGTTTACTAAAGGACAATTTATCAAACAATAAAATAATAAAAACTTCCTCAATCATACCTTAATTGAGCATTATAGATGGCTTAATTTTATCAGTAAAAATAATCTTCCAATTTTCAAGTTGCGAAATATCAATACACTTTTTTGTAAAAAAAAGTTTGGTACTAATCTGAAAAAGTTACTTTTGCACCGGCTTTTTTAGCTTATTCAATTATCAACATATTTTTAAAGATATGGAAAGCGAATCATTAATTCTCTTTTTTATAGTTGCACTAATCTTGGTAGGTGGGGCAATTATATTCTCAACCCTTGTTGCTCCAAGCTCATTAAATCCCGTAAAATCAGAACCGTACGAATGCGGTATTCCATCTGAAGGACCGGCATGGATTCAATTCAACGTGGGTTACTACCTTTTTGCAATTATTTACCTTGTTTTCGATGTTGAAACCGTGTTTCTATTCCCTTGGGGTGTAGTCATGAAATCAATCGGGATGAGGGCATTTATTGAAATCATTATTTTCTTCTTCATACTTGGTCTTGGACTTTTGTATGCATGGAAAAAAGGAGCTTTGAAATGGGTTTAATCAAATCAATGAAAGATGAAGATTTCGGAGATAGCGAATCTCTCGAACTCTTAAAAAAGTCAGGCGGAAACGTCTTCATGACTAGTATTGACGCAGTTCTGAACTGGGGTGTATCGAACTCCATTTGGCCACTCACCTTTGCGACCAGTTGTTGCGGAATTGAGATGATGGCTGCCGGAGCATCAAGGCACGACTTTGCCCGTTTTGGGATTGAAGTTTACCGTCCTTCGCCACGCCAGGCCGATGTAATCGTTATTGCAGGAACCATCAATCACAAAATGGCTCCTGTTCTGAAACGTTTATACGACCAGATGCCCGATCCGAAATACGTAATCGCCATGGGCGCATGCGCCGTTTCTGGAGGACCATTCTTCTACAATTCGTATTCAGTGGTACGCGGTGTTGATCATATCCTTCCGGTGGATGTTTATGTTCCCGGATGTCCGCCCCGCCCCGAAGCACTCCTTTATGGCGTGATGCAATTGCAGCGAAAAATTAAAGGTGATTCACTTTTTGATTCAGAAGATTCAACTGAAAGGTTGCTCTAATTAACCAGAACATGCTAAACAGACAAGAATTAACAGATATTATTTCAGGTTTTGTTCCTGAAGCTGAGTTTCCTGAAGGTAAACAACTGTTGGAAGTTATTGTTCCGGCAGAGAAATTATTTTCTTTAGTGGAAAATCTGAAATCAGATAAAAGAACAGCATTCAATTATCTGATCAACCACACTGCCGTTGATTTTACAACTCATTTCACAGTGGTTTATCACCTCGAATCTACAGATTTCAGACATTTAATTGTACTGAAATCATTGATTGCAGATCGTGAAAATCCAAACGTAGACAGCTTAACTGCTTTGTATCCGACTGCTGAATATTTTGAGCGCGAAGTTTTCGACCTGTTTGGAATACGGTTTAATAACCATCCAAACCTGAAACGCTTTTTCATGGAAGATGACTACGGCTACCCGCTTCGCAAAGATTTCCGCGATGAAGTAAACATTATTGAACGTTAATACTCAATATCAGATGAGTGAAGAAATTATAAAAGACGTGATTATCGGGGAGAACGAGGACTATATTATTAATATGGGTCCCCAGCACCCTTCGACTCACGGTGTATTAAGGTTTGAGGTTTGCCTGAAAGGTGAAACCGTCAAATACCTGATTCCACACATTGGATACATTCACCGTGGAATTGAAAAGATGTGCGAAGCCATTACCTATCCGCAGATTATTCACCTGACCGACCGAATGGATTACCTTTCGGCTCACATGAATAACGAAGCGGTTTGTTTGCTTGTTGAAGATGCTTTGCAGGTTGAAGTTCCGGAGCGGGTAAAGTATATTCGTACTATTCTGGACGAACTGAACCGAATTGCATCGCACCAACTGTGGTGGTGCGCTTTTGGTATGGATTTGGGCGCATTAACCAGCTTCTTCTACGGACTGCGCGATCGTGAGCACATTCTCGATATTTTCGAAGAATCGTTCGGATCGAGATTACTTCACAGTTACGTGATGCCTGGCGGTTTGATGCACGACGTTCATCCCAACTTCCAAAAACGGATAAAAGAATTCATCACCTACTTCAGGAAAAAATTACCTGAATACGACCAGTTACTTACCGGCAATGTAATTTTCCAGAACCGTGTCAAAGGAATTGGGCACATGAGTAAAGAGACTGCTATCGGATACGGTGTTACCGGTCCTTCAGGCCGTGGTTCCGATTACTCGTGCGACGTTCGTAAAATTGCACCTTACGGAGCTTACGATAAAGTTCAGTTCAACGAAATTCTGGAAACAGGCTGCGATACCTGGGCTCGCTACAAAGTGAGAATGGGCGAAATGTGGGAATCACTCAGCATCCTGGAACAATTGGTTGACAATATTCCTGAAGGCGATTTCACTGCCAAAATGAAACCAATCATCAAACTTCCGGCTGGAGAATATTTCCAGAGAGTAGAAACTGCCCGCGGCGAATTGGCTGTATATGCTGTAAGCGACGGCAATAAATCGCCATTGCGCATGAGGTTCCGGACACCAAACTTCAGTAATTTGTTTGTAATGAACGAAATTACTGCGGGACATAAAATTGCCGACCTGATTGCCATCAGCGGTTCGCTCGATCTTGTAATCCCTGATATTGACCGATAAATGAACACAAATATGTCATCAAACATCTACGATTTTTCGACACTTACCGGCTCTATTCATGCCTGGTTATCAGGCCTGATGTCGACCGGATGGGTCACTTTTACTGAAATGGTTCTCGTCGGATTGGCTTTCCTTTTAATGTACGCATTACTCGGATTGTTTCTGGTGTATGCCGAACGTAAAGTTTGTGCATTTATGCAGAACCGCGTTGGACCAAACCGCGTTGGACCTTATGGTATCATTCAAACCATAGCCGACTTGATCAAATTGTTAATGAAGGAGTTAATCCCGATCCGCAAATCAGATCCGTTGCTTTTCAACCTGGCGCCATTTATTGTTATCATTTGCTCTTTCCTGGCACTGGCAGCTTTGCCTTATGCCAAAGGACTTCAGGCAATCGATTTCAACATTGGTGTATTTTATGTAATGGCCGTATCGTCGCTCAGCGT is a window from the Aquipluma nitroreducens genome containing:
- a CDS encoding NADH-quinone oxidoreductase subunit C, with translation MLNRQELTDIISGFVPEAEFPEGKQLLEVIVPAEKLFSLVENLKSDKRTAFNYLINHTAVDFTTHFTVVYHLESTDFRHLIVLKSLIADRENPNVDSLTALYPTAEYFEREVFDLFGIRFNNHPNLKRFFMEDDYGYPLRKDFRDEVNIIER
- a CDS encoding NADH-quinone oxidoreductase subunit D is translated as MSEEIIKDVIIGENEDYIINMGPQHPSTHGVLRFEVCLKGETVKYLIPHIGYIHRGIEKMCEAITYPQIIHLTDRMDYLSAHMNNEAVCLLVEDALQVEVPERVKYIRTILDELNRIASHQLWWCAFGMDLGALTSFFYGLRDREHILDIFEESFGSRLLHSYVMPGGLMHDVHPNFQKRIKEFITYFRKKLPEYDQLLTGNVIFQNRVKGIGHMSKETAIGYGVTGPSGRGSDYSCDVRKIAPYGAYDKVQFNEILETGCDTWARYKVRMGEMWESLSILEQLVDNIPEGDFTAKMKPIIKLPAGEYFQRVETARGELAVYAVSDGNKSPLRMRFRTPNFSNLFVMNEITAGHKIADLIAISGSLDLVIPDIDR
- a CDS encoding NADH-quinone oxidoreductase subunit B; amino-acid sequence: MKDEDFGDSESLELLKKSGGNVFMTSIDAVLNWGVSNSIWPLTFATSCCGIEMMAAGASRHDFARFGIEVYRPSPRQADVIVIAGTINHKMAPVLKRLYDQMPDPKYVIAMGACAVSGGPFFYNSYSVVRGVDHILPVDVYVPGCPPRPEALLYGVMQLQRKIKGDSLFDSEDSTERLL
- a CDS encoding NADH-quinone oxidoreductase subunit A, whose translation is MESESLILFFIVALILVGGAIIFSTLVAPSSLNPVKSEPYECGIPSEGPAWIQFNVGYYLFAIIYLVFDVETVFLFPWGVVMKSIGMRAFIEIIIFFFILGLGLLYAWKKGALKWV